A section of the Citrus sinensis cultivar Valencia sweet orange chromosome 8, DVS_A1.0, whole genome shotgun sequence genome encodes:
- the LOC102621714 gene encoding probable receptor-like protein kinase At1g49730 isoform X2: protein MSICSNCPLDLSGSNFTLVASMCSDRNDRGKCCRYINAFVAVSIAQYANATSNLGVPLDLSDICLHSISQTMELYGVPRNATAFCGFGTKIPVNYDCRGRTTVTQMLQSPQFANVTENCKLPLSRETDCRKCINAGMLYLHHVVGAEDNMTLSTCRDATFAALASQLDNVSAIEIASCFFQVRRLNIPPVSEPSSSMLAPKASPSPLVAVSPSQHMLAVPQNENHHPYHLTLIPGIGIAVTAVAVILLMVLIILIRRKSRGLEDPENLDKTSLKPFPPPRSLRKFQEGPSPMFQKFSYKETKKATDNFSTIIGQGGFGTVYKAQFSDGSLIAVKRMDKISEQGEGDFCREIELLARLHHRHLVALRGFCIEKRERFLMYEYMANGSLKDHLHSPGRTPLSWQTRIQIAIDVANALEYLHFYCDPPLCHRDIKSSNILLDENFVAKLADFGLAHASKDGSICFEPVNTDIRGTPGYMDPEYVVTQELTEKSDVYSYGVVLLEIVTARRAVQDGKNLVESAQVCMASESRLAELVDPRIKDSFDMEQLRTIVTIVRWCTQREGQARPSIKQVLRILYESSDPMHSGFVQAVEDEEYEETDGRPRTSQRKAHRSDPTFYSGDGRYLASSSSTSRSYCSRSFLLENGSPQSPPNLLSL from the exons ATTGCCCCCTAGATTTGAGTGGATCAAACTTCACCCTAGTGGCCTCTATGTGCTCTGATAGAAATGACAGAGGAAAGTGCTGCCGCTATATCAATGCTTTTGTTGCAGTTTCTATTGCTCAGTATGCAAATGCAACAAGCAACCTCGGGGTTCCTTTGGATTTATCTGACATCTGCCTCCACTCCATATCACAAACTATGGAACTGTATGGCGTTCCACGAAATGCCACAGCTTTCTGTGGGTTTGGGACGAAAATTCCTGTCAATTATGACTGTCGGGGTCGAACAACTGTGACACAGATGCTGCAGTCTCCCCAATTTGCAAATGTCACAGAAAATTGCAAACTACCACTTTCAAGGGAAACTGATTGCAGGAAGTGTATAAATGCTGGCATGTTATACCTCCATCATGTGGTTGGAGCAGAAGATAACATGACATTGAGTACTTGCCGTGATGCAACTTTTGCTGCACTTGCGAGCCAACTTGATAATGTGTCAGCCATTGAGATCGCAAGCTGTTTTTTTCAAGTTCGAAGGCTTAACATTCCTCCAG TTTCAGAACCATCATCATCTATGCTGGCCCCCAAGGCATCACCAAGTCCATTGGTTGCTGTGAGCCCAAGCCAACACATGTTGGCCGTACCTCAAAATGAAAACCACCATCCATATCATCTGACACTTATTCCTGGCATAGGCATTGCAGTTACAGCTGTTGCTGTTATATTGTTGATGGTTTTAATAATTCTTATCCGTCGGAAAAGCAGAGGGCTGGAGGATCCTGAGAATCTGGATAAAACCTCTCTGAAACCCTTCCCTCCTCCTCGGTCTCtaagaaaatttcaagaag GTCCTTCGCCAATGTTCCAAAAATTCAGTTACAAGGAGACAAAGAAGGCAACTGACAATTTTAGCACCATCATTGGACAAGGGGGATTTGGTACTGTCTACAAAGCTCAGTTCAGTGATGGCTCTCTAATAGCAGTGAAGCGGATGGACAAAATTTCAGAGCAAGGGGAGGGTGATTTCTGCAGAGAAATAGAGCTTCTTGCTAGATTGCATCATCGTCATCTAGTAGCCCTAAGGGGCTTTTGCATTGAAAAACGTGAGAG GTTTCTCATGTACGAGTATATGGCAAATGGAAGCTTAAAGGACCACCTTCACT CCCCTGGAAGAACACCTCTGAGCTGGCAGACAAGAATCCAAATTGCCATTGATGTGGCTAATGCTTTG GAGTACCTCCATTTTTATTGTGATCCACCTTTATGCCACAGAGATATCAAGTCCAGCAACATTTTATTGGATGAGAATTTTGTTGCCAAG CTTGCAGATTTTGGCCTTGCACATGCTTCAAAAGATGGTTCTATTTGCTTTGAACCAGTAAATACTGATATACGGGGAACTCCAG GTTATATGGATCCTGAATACGTGGTTACTCAAGAGCTCACTGAGAAAAGCGATGTATACAGCTACGGAGTGGTATTGCTGGAGATTGTGACTGCAAGAAGAGCAGTTCAAGATGGCAAGAATTTGGTAGAATCTGCCCAAGTGTGCATGGCCTCAGAATCTAGACTAGCTGAGCTAGTGGATCCTCGTATCAAGGACTCCTTTGATATGGAACAGCTTCGAACGATTGTCACTATTGTGAGATGGTGCACCCAGAGAGAAGGTCAGGCTAGGCCTTCAATTAAACAGGTCCTGAGGATTTTGTATGAGAGTTCAGACCCAATGCATAGTGGGTTTGTACAAGCTGTGGAAGATGAAGAGTATGAAGAAACTGATGGGAGGCCAAGAACAAGTCAACGGAAAGCACATAGGAGTGACCCGACTTTTTATAGTGGTGATGGTAGATATCTTGCCTCTTCGTCAAGTACATCCAGGTCATATTGTAGTCGAAGCTTTTTACTCGAAAATGGCTCTCCTCAATCTCCTCCTAATTTGCTCTCGCTCTGA
- the LOC102621714 gene encoding probable receptor-like protein kinase At1g49730 isoform X1 gives MEVTTQAFLLMGLFAFLGMQVHLAVADCPLDLSGSNFTLVASMCSDRNDRGKCCRYINAFVAVSIAQYANATSNLGVPLDLSDICLHSISQTMELYGVPRNATAFCGFGTKIPVNYDCRGRTTVTQMLQSPQFANVTENCKLPLSRETDCRKCINAGMLYLHHVVGAEDNMTLSTCRDATFAALASQLDNVSAIEIASCFFQVRRLNIPPVSEPSSSMLAPKASPSPLVAVSPSQHMLAVPQNENHHPYHLTLIPGIGIAVTAVAVILLMVLIILIRRKSRGLEDPENLDKTSLKPFPPPRSLRKFQEGPSPMFQKFSYKETKKATDNFSTIIGQGGFGTVYKAQFSDGSLIAVKRMDKISEQGEGDFCREIELLARLHHRHLVALRGFCIEKRERFLMYEYMANGSLKDHLHSPGRTPLSWQTRIQIAIDVANALEYLHFYCDPPLCHRDIKSSNILLDENFVAKLADFGLAHASKDGSICFEPVNTDIRGTPGYMDPEYVVTQELTEKSDVYSYGVVLLEIVTARRAVQDGKNLVESAQVCMASESRLAELVDPRIKDSFDMEQLRTIVTIVRWCTQREGQARPSIKQVLRILYESSDPMHSGFVQAVEDEEYEETDGRPRTSQRKAHRSDPTFYSGDGRYLASSSSTSRSYCSRSFLLENGSPQSPPNLLSL, from the exons ATTGCCCCCTAGATTTGAGTGGATCAAACTTCACCCTAGTGGCCTCTATGTGCTCTGATAGAAATGACAGAGGAAAGTGCTGCCGCTATATCAATGCTTTTGTTGCAGTTTCTATTGCTCAGTATGCAAATGCAACAAGCAACCTCGGGGTTCCTTTGGATTTATCTGACATCTGCCTCCACTCCATATCACAAACTATGGAACTGTATGGCGTTCCACGAAATGCCACAGCTTTCTGTGGGTTTGGGACGAAAATTCCTGTCAATTATGACTGTCGGGGTCGAACAACTGTGACACAGATGCTGCAGTCTCCCCAATTTGCAAATGTCACAGAAAATTGCAAACTACCACTTTCAAGGGAAACTGATTGCAGGAAGTGTATAAATGCTGGCATGTTATACCTCCATCATGTGGTTGGAGCAGAAGATAACATGACATTGAGTACTTGCCGTGATGCAACTTTTGCTGCACTTGCGAGCCAACTTGATAATGTGTCAGCCATTGAGATCGCAAGCTGTTTTTTTCAAGTTCGAAGGCTTAACATTCCTCCAG TTTCAGAACCATCATCATCTATGCTGGCCCCCAAGGCATCACCAAGTCCATTGGTTGCTGTGAGCCCAAGCCAACACATGTTGGCCGTACCTCAAAATGAAAACCACCATCCATATCATCTGACACTTATTCCTGGCATAGGCATTGCAGTTACAGCTGTTGCTGTTATATTGTTGATGGTTTTAATAATTCTTATCCGTCGGAAAAGCAGAGGGCTGGAGGATCCTGAGAATCTGGATAAAACCTCTCTGAAACCCTTCCCTCCTCCTCGGTCTCtaagaaaatttcaagaag GTCCTTCGCCAATGTTCCAAAAATTCAGTTACAAGGAGACAAAGAAGGCAACTGACAATTTTAGCACCATCATTGGACAAGGGGGATTTGGTACTGTCTACAAAGCTCAGTTCAGTGATGGCTCTCTAATAGCAGTGAAGCGGATGGACAAAATTTCAGAGCAAGGGGAGGGTGATTTCTGCAGAGAAATAGAGCTTCTTGCTAGATTGCATCATCGTCATCTAGTAGCCCTAAGGGGCTTTTGCATTGAAAAACGTGAGAG GTTTCTCATGTACGAGTATATGGCAAATGGAAGCTTAAAGGACCACCTTCACT CCCCTGGAAGAACACCTCTGAGCTGGCAGACAAGAATCCAAATTGCCATTGATGTGGCTAATGCTTTG GAGTACCTCCATTTTTATTGTGATCCACCTTTATGCCACAGAGATATCAAGTCCAGCAACATTTTATTGGATGAGAATTTTGTTGCCAAG CTTGCAGATTTTGGCCTTGCACATGCTTCAAAAGATGGTTCTATTTGCTTTGAACCAGTAAATACTGATATACGGGGAACTCCAG GTTATATGGATCCTGAATACGTGGTTACTCAAGAGCTCACTGAGAAAAGCGATGTATACAGCTACGGAGTGGTATTGCTGGAGATTGTGACTGCAAGAAGAGCAGTTCAAGATGGCAAGAATTTGGTAGAATCTGCCCAAGTGTGCATGGCCTCAGAATCTAGACTAGCTGAGCTAGTGGATCCTCGTATCAAGGACTCCTTTGATATGGAACAGCTTCGAACGATTGTCACTATTGTGAGATGGTGCACCCAGAGAGAAGGTCAGGCTAGGCCTTCAATTAAACAGGTCCTGAGGATTTTGTATGAGAGTTCAGACCCAATGCATAGTGGGTTTGTACAAGCTGTGGAAGATGAAGAGTATGAAGAAACTGATGGGAGGCCAAGAACAAGTCAACGGAAAGCACATAGGAGTGACCCGACTTTTTATAGTGGTGATGGTAGATATCTTGCCTCTTCGTCAAGTACATCCAGGTCATATTGTAGTCGAAGCTTTTTACTCGAAAATGGCTCTCCTCAATCTCCTCCTAATTTGCTCTCGCTCTGA
- the LOC127899168 gene encoding subtilisin-like protease SBT3: MGSFTGFILMILSILCLVLSATSAYMPGDRKTYIVHMDKAAMPAPFSTHHHWYMSTLSSLSSPDGDAPTHLYTYNHVVDGFSAVLSQTHLKNLQKMPGHHGTYLETFGHLHTTHTPKFVGLKKHAGLWPAAGFGSDVIVGVIDSGVWPESPSFKDDGMPPVPERWRGACEVGVEFNASHCNRKLIGARSFNKGLKQYGLKISTTFDYDSPRDFLGHGTHTSSTIAGSRVQNANYFGYAEGTAIGVAPMARIAMYKIAFYNDTLKAAAVDVLAGMDQAIADGVDVMSLSLGFPETTFDENPIAIGAFAALKKGIFVACSAGNSGPRPYSIENGAPWITTVGAGTVDREFAARVTLGNEELSVLGKSVYPENLFVSREPIYFGYGNRSKEICEGNSTDPRAVAGKYIFCAFDYKGNITVSQQLKEVRRTRAAGAIISADSRQNMFPDDFDMPFVTVNLNNGELVKKYIINADNATVSIKFQITILGTKPSPQVAKFSSRGPSLRSPWILKPDILAPGVDILGAWVPNRPIATIRDIGKLLTEYALESGTSMSCPHAAGIAALLKATHREWSSAAIRSAMMTTADVLDNAYDMITDISTGAAGTPLDFGAGHINPNKAMDPGLVYDIEVQDYINYLCALNYTSQQIRVLTGTSNFTCQNANLDLNYPSFIIILNNTNTASFTFKRVLTNVAVTRSVYTAVVKAPAGMTVALQPVTLSFDEKHSKAEFNLTVNINLGNDVSPKRNYLGNFGYLTWYEVNEKHLVRSPIVSAFSVSNGQ; encoded by the coding sequence ATGGGTTCATTCACTGGTTTCATTTTGATGATCCTCTCTATCTTATGCTTGGTCTTGTCTGCCACCTCAGCATACATGCCAGGAGATCGTAAAACATATATTGTCCACATGGACAAGGCGGCAATGCCAGCTCCATTTTCCACCCACCACCACTGGTACATGTCCACTCTTTCATCCCTCTCATCACCTGATGGTGATGCCCCAACCCATCTCTACACCTACAACCATGTCGTGGATGGATTCAGTGCCGTGTTATCACAGACGCACCTCAAAAACCTCCAGAAAATGCCAGGTCACCATGGCACGTACCTGGAAACATTTGGCCACCTCCACACCACCCACACCCCAAAATTTGTTGGCCTAAAGAAACATGCAGGGTTATGGCCAGCTGCAGGTTTTGGTAGTGACGTTATTGTGGGTGTTATCGATTCTGGAGTTTGGCCAGAGAGTCCGAGCTTTAAAGATGACGGCATGCCCCCAGTGCCTGAGCGATGGCGCGGCGCCTGTGAAGTGGGTGTTGAGTTTAACGCTTCACATTGCAACAGAAAACTGATAGGTGCACGTTCATTCAACAAAGGGCTGAAGCAGTATGGCTTGAAAATATCAACAACATTTGATTATGATTCTCCGAGAGATTTCTTGGGTCATGGGACTCATACATCATCAACAATAGCCGGCAGTCGTGTTCAAAATGCTAATTACTTCGGCTACGCTGAAGGAACTGCAATTGGAGTTGCACCAATGGCGAGGATTGCAATGTACAAAATAGCGTTCTACAATGATACTCTTAAGGCAGCAGCTGTTGATGTTTTGGCTGGCATGGATCAAGCCATAGCTGACGGTGTAGATGTCATGTCATTGTCCCTGGGTTTCCCAGAGACAACATTTGATGAGAACCCAATAGCCATTGGAGCTTTTGCAGCATTGAAGAAAGGAATTTTTGTTGCCTGTTCAGCAGGAAATTCAGGACCACGTCCATACTCCATAGAAAATGGAGCACCTTGGATTACAACAGTTGGTGCAGGAACTGTTGATAGAGAGTTTGCAGCCCGCGTCACCCTTGGCAACGAAGAGCTATCAGTTCTTGGAAAATCTGTGTACCCGGAGAATCTGTTTGTCTCCAGGGAACCTATATACTTCGGATATGGAAATAGATCCAAAGAAATTTGTGAAGGTAACTCAACAGACCCTAGAGCAGTTGCAGGCAAGTATATCTTTTGTGCATTTGACTATAAAGGTAACATAACCGTAAGTCAGCAATTGAAGGAAGTGCGCAGAACTAGAGCCGCCGGAGCTATCATTAGTGCAGACTCAAGGCAAAATATGTTTCCCGACGACTTTGACATGCCTTTCGTTACCGTAAACCTGAATAACGGAGAGTTAGTGAAGAAGTACATAATCAATGCGGATAATGCAACTGTTAGTATCAAGTTCCAGATCACAATATTGGGCACCAAGCCATCTCCACAAGTAGCCAAATTTTCATCACGAGGGCCTTCTCTTCGATCTCCATGGATTCTAAAGCCTGATATATTGGCTCCAGGAGTTGATATCTTGGGGGCATGGGTTCCCAACAGGCCTATAGCTACAATTCGTGATATTGGTAAGCTACTCACTGAATATGCTCTCGAATCCGGCACATCAATGTCTTGCCCTCATGCAGCTGGTATAGCCGCGCTGCTTAAAGCCACCCACCGTGAGTGGAGTTCAGCTGCCATCCGTTCAGCAATGATGACAACAGCTGATGTTCTTGATAATGCTTATGATATGATCACTGACATATCAACCGGAGCTGCTGGAACTCCTCTTGATTTCGGTGCAGGGCATATAAATCCCAACAAGGCCATGGATCCAGGACTTGTGTATGATATTGAGGTCCAGGACTATATCAATTACTTGTGTGCGTTGAACTACACAAGTCAACAGATTAGAGTTCTCACAGGGACATCAAATTTTACATGTCAAAATGCCAATCTGGACCTAAACTATCCATCCTTTATAATCATCTTGAACAACACCAACACTGCAAGCTTCACATTCAAGAGGGTATTGACAAATGTAGCTGTTACGAGGTCTGTATATACTGCTGTAGTGAAGGCTCCAGCGGGTATGACGGTGGCTCTGCAACCAGTAACATTATCCTTTGATGAAAAGCATAGTAAAGCCGAGTTCAATTTGACAGTGAACATTAATCTGGGGAATGATGTTAGTCCAAAACGTAACTATCTTGGCAATTTTGGGTATTTGACATGGTATGAAGTCAACGAGAAGCATCTGGTGAGAAGCCCCATTGTCTCTGCATTTTCTGTTTCTAATGGGCAatga